One stretch of Methylococcus capsulatus DNA includes these proteins:
- a CDS encoding glycosyltransferase, which translates to MKLFESLPLIGLELSAENTRGLPEVYNEAIDKSKSDPAILLFSHDDIQIPDIYLPNQVHAAMKHFDIAGVAGNTRRLPAQPSWYFSAFSNNRLVRDEITNLSGIVMHGNGFPECKLSYYGRPGKSVKLLDGLLLITKSDTLHKHELRFDPLFKFHFYDMDLCRQAESKNLIMGTWPITVIHGSAGDYTSTSWKESYIKYLNKYGEHDVETNQSP; encoded by the coding sequence CAGAGGTTTATAATGAAGCCATAGATAAATCAAAATCAGATCCCGCCATTTTATTATTCTCACACGACGATATACAAATTCCTGACATCTACTTACCAAACCAAGTACACGCAGCCATGAAACATTTCGATATTGCTGGAGTCGCAGGCAACACACGCCGACTTCCAGCTCAACCTTCATGGTATTTTTCAGCCTTTTCAAATAACCGACTGGTCCGCGATGAAATAACCAATCTGAGCGGCATCGTAATGCACGGAAATGGTTTTCCAGAATGCAAACTAAGCTATTATGGCCGCCCTGGAAAATCAGTAAAGCTTCTGGATGGATTGCTTTTGATTACCAAAAGCGACACCTTACATAAACACGAACTCAGGTTCGACCCATTATTCAAATTTCACTTTTACGACATGGATTTATGCCGCCAAGCTGAATCAAAGAACTTAATCATGGGCACGTGGCCTATAACTGTAATTCATGGCAGCGCTGGCGACTATACCTCAACGAGCTGGAAAGAATCTTATATAAAATATTTGAACAAATATGGGGAGCATGATGTTGAAACAAACCAAAGCCCATGA